Below is a genomic region from Desulfuromonas sp..
TGGACGATTTCCTGACCAAGCCCTTCCAGTTGGGGCACCTGCGGTCGGTTCTGAAGCGCTGGGCCCGGGGGCAGGGGAAAGCGAAGGGGAGTCCACCGATACAGGCAGGCGACACCGGGGGGAATTCCGGAACTGGCCATCTGGGTGAGGGCAAGGAAGGGGAGGAACCCATCGATGGCAAAGTCCTCGGGAGTATCCGCGCCCTGCAGAGGGAAGGGGCCCCAGACATCCTGGGCCGGGTGATCGCGGCCTTTTTCCAGGAAAGCCCCAAGACTCTCGCGGCCCTTGAGGAGGCTGTCACCCGTTGCGATGCTGACGGAATCTACAGGGCCGCTCACAACCTGAAATCGAGTAGCGGCAATATGGGGGGGCTCAAACTGTCCGCCCTGTGTCGGGACATGGAAGGGCGCGGGCGGAGCGGATCCATCGACAAGGCTGCTGTTCTGTTCGCCGAAATCAGGACCGAATACGAGAGAGTGTGCTGTGCCCTGGAGCCTATGGCCGGAAAGGATCAAGATCCCCGGGCTGTCTCCGGGCAGCGCAGAGAGAATCCGGAAGGATGAAGGGCGGCCAATGACAGAGATGCCCGAAATGTCCCCCCCCCTGGTTCTGATCGTGGACGATGACAGCTCTATGAGGCTTGTCATGGCTGCGGCCCTGGAAAAGGCCGGTTTTCGGGTGTGCGAGGCTGATAACGGCAGGGTCGCACTGGCTGTCGTTGAAGAGAGGTGTCCCGACCTGGTGGTCCTCGATGTCGTGATGCCTGAACTCGACGGGTTCGCCACCTGTCGGGCCCTTCGGGAACGGTATTCTGGGGAACATCTGCCCATTCTCATGGTGACCGGGCTTGATGATATAGATGCGATTCACCAGGCTTTCGAGGTGGGCGCCACCGATTTTATCGCCAAACCCATCAACTGGACGGTGCTCGGGTACCGGGTGCGCTATCTGCTGCGCGCCTCCGCCATGACCCGAGAGCTGGAGAAGAGCGAGGCTAACCTCAAAATCGCCCTCGCCGAAGCCGAGGCGGCCCGGGATCGCATCGACGGCATCCTGAAGTCCGTGGTCGACGGCCTGGTGGTGACCGATGCCCGCTACCGCATCGTCCTCATGAACCGTGCGGCCGAGGACCTGCTCGGCGTGCGCCTGAGCGACGTTATCGACTGCAGCGTGAACGACGCGATAAGGATCGATGCCCTGCGAGATCAACTTCTGGGAAAACGAAAAGAGCGGGGCGGCAAAACCGACCTCGAATTTCAACTCAGGTTGCCGGGTCGCGATAAAGAGCAGTTCATTCAGGCGCGCAGCGGCGATGTTCTCAACTGCGAGGGAGGGCACAGGGGGACGATTACGATTCTTCGCGACATCACCCGGGAGCGGGAAGTCGATCAGTTGAAAAGCGAATTTATCTCGACCGCCGCCCACGAACTGACGACTCCCCTGACCTCGGTCCTGGGATTCACGGAATTGCTTCTGGAAGGAGGGGATCTCGCCCCCCAGGAGCAGAAGGACCACCTGGGTTGTATTTACGAGAAAGCGGAAAAACTCTCGCGCATCGTGGACGACCTTCTCGACCTGAGTCGCATTGAATCGGGGCAGCTGATCCTGCTTCAAAAGACCCGCTTCGATTCGAGGGAGCTGATCCGTAACGTGATCGAGCCCTTACGACAACAGCACCCCCGGTGGGAGTGGGTGAGTATACTTCCCGACGCCTCGCTG
It encodes:
- a CDS encoding ATP-binding protein; amino-acid sequence: MTEMPEMSPPLVLIVDDDSSMRLVMAAALEKAGFRVCEADNGRVALAVVEERCPDLVVLDVVMPELDGFATCRALRERYSGEHLPILMVTGLDDIDAIHQAFEVGATDFIAKPINWTVLGYRVRYLLRASAMTRELEKSEANLKIALAEAEAARDRIDGILKSVVDGLVVTDARYRIVLMNRAAEDLLGVRLSDVIDCSVNDAIRIDALRDQLLGKRKERGGKTDLEFQLRLPGRDKEQFIQARSGDVLNCEGGHRGTITILRDITREREVDQLKSEFISTAAHELTTPLTSVLGFTELLLEGGDLAPQEQKDHLGCIYEKAEKLSRIVDDLLDLSRIESGQLILLQKTRFDSRELIRNVIEPLRQQHPRWEWVSILPDASLPLHADHAKIGQVLENLIGNAIKYSPGGGAIKVQADATEDRVQVAVQDEGLGMSADQAARIFEKFYRADASNTAVEGLGLGMTIAKNIVEAHDGKIWVESEPGRGTTVTFTLHRG